The genome window CGACGAGCCTAGCTTACCCTCCACTCTTCAATTGAAATTTGGGCTTTCTCGCATATTATGGAACTTCGACCCCGAAATTCAAgctttaaaatctttttgtcttgtattcaaatataaattattggTTTAAATTCTTCTATTACTCCTTGTGCTTTgcaaaaattatagttttagtctctatactttttgaATTAGTCAATTTTAGTGCTTGtgctttttaagttttgaaactTCAGTCCTGACCCAATGTTTAAATTCAATCATTAGTCTTGTATTATATGTACAGTTGtagatttaatccataatttttaattttagttaaatcattCTATCTTGACATGgcattacacatataataatattttgggtgcatcgattttgaaaataacaaaatttaacttaatgaatttaacaattatcatgtgatgaaaactaaaattttaaaaattgagaagtACCGAGactaaaaataaccaaattaaaatacaaatactaaATCCACCTAACATAATTTAACCGAAGCTATTTCCTATATTTTcatctataaaattaaataattacagtAAGTATATTCAGGTAGAGtttgagaatttaaattttaaaataaatttaaaaatggttggattcaagaaattcatattttatgCCAAAAGATTATTCACAATgcaatctaaatttaaattctgaGGTTGAGGTTGCCAAATATAACAtaagaattgataaattaatatgataaatgGTTATAATCTAATTTCcaatttattaaatacaattttaaacataagttcTTAATTCTGGCAtcataaaatagtaattttaataatttaaaaggaataattAAGTTggaaataaatgttttgtttaaacaaaccaattaaaaaattacgaTTTAATAAAGTtagataagaaaattaaaaattgactATAAAATACGTTAATCAAAACTAATATTGTTCATACAATCAATGCTAGGAATTATTAAAACATTCCAATAAttctgtttaaataatttatggTTTAATGGTGTaaaatcctttaattttttaagagaagcaattaagccccttttttttcactcaattggatagttgaattttcaaaatgcatcaaaaaagctctcaaactttttcaaaaaaaaaacaattaagcctttatttttttttacactcaattaggtacttgaactgtcaaaatgcataaaaaaagttctcaaagtttttcaaaaaaacaattaagctcATGCTTtgttttttgcactcaattgctAAAATGCATCAAGAATGCCCTTTGATCATTAAAGCTAATCgcccctaatttttttccaGTTAAAGCCATCACATGTCACAACCACAGCTGACATGTggcaaaaatgataaaaataaaaatcaagaaaatttgtaaaaattaataaattttaataaaattagaaaaatttataaaaatcataaaaaatattaaattttataaaaatcataaaatatatagaaatgtatagaaatatagaaaagaatatataaaattttataaagtcgtaagaaaatgataaaaaaatgtaaaaaaatataaaatacgtaaaaaaattataaaaattatcataccaaaagaagattataaatttttcataacttttattgatttttattttttatcattttttgccaCATGTTACGCTGCGTTGCGACACGTAATAGCTTTAACTGAGAAAAGAACTGGGGATCGTTAACTTTAACAATCAATggttaaagttaatggttaaaggtctttttgatgcattctataattttttatgattttcataaaattttacaactttttatatatttttacaattgatatatattctaattttttaattttttattaaaatttaataatttttataaattttattgattattattattttttataatttttgttacaCGTGACATAGAGGTCATGACATGTGGtgactttaattttaaaaaatagggatAGTTAATTTTAACACCAATTGTTAAAGTTTACGATCAAATGACATTTTGGCAATTGAGTGTAAAAAAAGTAGgggtttaattgttttttttaaatttgagaattttttgatacattttaaccgttcaaaatttaaatacctaATTGAGTGAAGAAAATGTGggcacttaattattttttttgaaaaagtttgagagaattttattttatatattttgaaagtttaaataCATAGTAGCTTCAAATAAAATCCaaagacttaaattttattttatttttttaaagtttgagctTTTTGCACCCGTCATAATTTATTCCTCTAGCACATTTcgaaaatagaaaagaatatCAACGGTACTTCACAATATCACACGCGCGCGTCGAACGCAAACTCAGCTCTTTTCCGCTTCCTTTGAGTTCCCGCCACAAACGCGCGAGTTCCTAAAACCCCCAATTTTTCATCAGCAAGCCCTAAATCATCCCCCGCATTCCTAATACAGACCTGGAATTCCTCGACCTTATCGTCATTTTCCCTGTTGCAGATAGCTCTTCAATCTTCAGGCGAGTTCCACTTtcaaatttgttcttttttagttttgggTAGGATTGGAGAAATGGGAGTTTCTAGTTTCATGCGCTGATGTTAAACTAGTTACTTCTAAACTTAGTGTTTTTGCTTAATAGTGAATAGTTTCTCAGACACTGAAAATTCAAGCCTCGTTTTGAATTTATGTTAGTTACTATCTAATGTAGCTGGAGAGGCTTGACCCATTTGCACTGTCCAGGAATGTGGACACTTGTGGGCGATTGGCACTCAAGTTCCTAAAATTTATCTGAGGGATAATTAGAAGAGCTCGCCTATCCAAATATCATGTTATTGGAGTAGAGATCTCAGATTCTTTCATGAACGTAATGAAAGTTAAGAGTGAAACTGAAGATTTTGACTGCAACAGTGATGATTTTGGCTTAGACAATGTGGTGTTGAAATGGATTAAGGATAGATGCGaaacaaagaaaaggaaacGCTTCAACTTTGTTGGTTTAAATAAAGAAACGCTGGAAACCTGCTCTTCTGTGAAACTCGAGTCTCCAAACTTTCAGCACAATGGCGACATACACGATGAACTTGAAGATCCTCTTATCGGTTGGAAATCTGAACTTTTCAAGAATATCAAGAGTAGCGATGAAGATTTGCTTGAACTAAATCGGGATTGGCCTGCGCCTATTGATGTTAAAGTTGAGGTTCCTGAAAGTGAAACCGctaatgtaaatattttgaagACTGACGTGCCTTATCCTACAACGGAACCCCAATACTGTTCTCTTAATGAAGTGTCCTATGAATACACGGAAGATTCTGAGACCAGGCTTGACGTGGGGCTTTCTGGTTGTGAAACAAAGGAACCTCAGTATTGTTCTCTTAATGAAGTGTCCTATGAATACACGGAAGATTCTGAGACCAGGCTTGACATGGGGCTTTCTGGTTGTGAAACAAAGGAACCTCAGTATTGTTCTCTTAATGAAGTGTCCTATGAATACATGGAAGATTCTGAGACCAGGCTTGACGTGGGGCTTTCTGGCGCTGAAACAAAGGAACGTCAGTATTGTTCTCTTAATGAAGTGTCCTATGAATATAGGGAAAATTTTGAGACCAAGTTTGATGTAGGGGTTTCTAGTTGGGAGATTGTTCAGGTACACAGTCCAGAAAATAATGCGTATTTTGGCTTGTCTGGATATAGGAAAGAAGATTATACCATCCATCCTCTTTCCTATGATGTCTCCTCGGAACAGATGTCTCCAATAAAGGATTATAGCTGTGATGTTTGTGATAGCTGCCAAAATGAGTCTCCCAAGCCAGAGATGCCATGGCAGACAAGCAGGGACAGTTTAATTCTAATTCTTGAGACAAATATTGCTTCTGATACAGAAACGGGGGTCTCATTGTCCCCCATAAAATGCAGTGTTTCAAATGGGGTGTCTTTTGAATCTACTGAAGATGTTGCTCCTAAATCTGGTGCTAGTTTTTCTAGTTGTGAGACTGTAAAGGTAGATAGGCCGGAAATGATCAGCTATCTATGTTCAGACTTGCAAGAATTTGGGAAAGACAGTTATACTGTAGATCCGCTAACCTATGCTGTTCCCTCTGAATTAGTATCTCCTACCAAGGATCATTGTACTGATTTGCATGATAGCTTTAATTTTTCAGAGCACAAGATGTCTTCACAGACCAGCAATCGTGGCCGAGCTGAAATGCCTGAGATGGACACTGATAATTGCTTCCAATGCTTGGAAACTAACAATGAAGATAGTGCGTGCTCCTTTGAGAGCAGAAGTACACATTACTGGTCTTCTAATATTAGAAACATTGTGGTCAGTCCTTCCACTGACAATGGCTTGTATTGGAGTTCATCATGCTTGAAACATGAGAAACATTCAGGCCTTGTTTCTGCTGATTCTTCTTCATCAAAGAAGCAACCCCAGTCACCAGCGCTTATAGCTCGTAATTACTTTGATGCTTCTGGTAAGCCTTTAGCATCACCAGCACCTCAGGATTATCATCAAATGAAGCATCAGCATAGTGCTGAAAGGGTTCTCTCAGGCAGAAAGGTCTGTCAAAATAAGTTGCATGTTGTTTAAGTGACACTAGTTTTGTTCTATTGAAGTGTTTTCTAACTAAATGCTTTGACTTTCAGGCCATTTCTCCAACTTCTCGAGAGAGACTTTGTCGGGCTATGAGATTAACTGGGTTGGATGAAAACGAGTGTCATCGTAAGTTAAAACAGTTATTACACTTGGGTGTTAACTTACTTTTATGCACTGCCTTTTAAATTGGTTTTTATGATATTGAAACTTTCttattactattatttgatTGCTTCATCAAAATATATTGAACATGTAAGTGGTAGCCTGGTAGAATTCCAGGAGAATCATATGTTATTTGAGCAAAAATTGAGCTGGGAAAAAGTATTATCAGAATGAAATTGGTCTAATAAAACTGAAATTTCTATGTCTCTTCCATGGTTTATGCAATCAACTTGCAAGTGTTTGGAGCAAAAAAAGTTATTGTGGCTAATAGACAGAATGATATTTTCTTGATATTATGTCCAATTAGTTCTTTCCATATAATGCATGTTGATTCTCGAACAGCTAACATCTCTTtggtttaaaattataaaagcatcTGAAAGTGCTAGAAAGTTTCTAGTTGAAGCTTTTCATGATTTGCAACGTGACCTTAGCTAAAGTAAGTATTTTGCGTTAAAATGCTGTAGATATATTATGGATCACCAATCTTGTTTACGGAGACATGTCAGTTTTTTCCTTGTGCATTCCAATCTACTTGATACTCATTGGGTTGTTATACTATCAGAATATAAAGGAAAGCAGAGCCATCATAGGACTTTAAGAGCTCAAGGGCTTGACCATATCTGGAAGGATGGAGTAGCTATCAAGCCAACGTCAACCATGAGAAAAGCAAAACAAGATAAGAAAGAGTCCCCAATGAAGGGCAGTCTAAAGGGTACTTATCCTCCCCAGTGTCGTTCACAAAGCGTGATAGCATTTACACAGCGACAAATGCAGGATTTCCAATCTTTAGCTATGAAACTCACGACAGAGTTGAAGTCAATGAAAAACCTTGTTAAGGGAAAATTTCAGTCGGAGTCGGAGGCCTCTGTAGCTACATCTGCAAATGAAAATGCTGATGAAGTAAGTTATTTTACAACATTCTTGGTTATCACTGAACTAGTTTTAACACATAATTTGTCACGGTTCTCTTTTTAGAGGCTTCTTTCTTTTTGAAGTTCATACAtataatgtatatgtatatttagaTGGATGGAGTTTATACATCTAATACACTTTACTACCATGGCAGGTCAGGGTAGCCATTGAAAACGCAACAAGAGCTGAAGAATATGCAAGAAGATGGCTTTCTATTTTGACAAGAGATTGCAACCGCTTTTGTAAAATCATGGTATGTTTAGTTTTCTTGATTCTATTGAATTGAAAGCAGAACAAAACTAAAAGGAACAGTCAGTGGATTGGGATTAGGAAATGGAGAGGAAGCAGGAAGAGAGTATGCTTACGAGTTTGCTGATTACTTAGATGGTTTCATTGCAGAGTTTGACGGAGGATAACACTGCTGCATCTGACCgtgaaatcaaaaaagaaaggaaggtTTCTTTTGCTGATGAAGCTGGTGGCATGCCAATGTATTTTAAGAATGACAGGCACAGCCCTTGGAATTAGCTCACATTTTTTGAGAGGTTTAAAAACGTAGATTACCGGTTGAGTAGGCTCAATCATCTTTTACTTGTATATTTACATCTTCAAATTAAATCACCATGGCCAGGTAAATTACTCACAGAACTTCCACTTTTCCACAATCAAGATTCCTAGAAGCGCCATTGATTGAACTATAGATGAAGTGGtaaaagaattttcttcaaATCTTAAATGGACATCAATATCTACATAATCCTAGTTGAAATAATTGACCAAGTAAAGGAAATTCATACTCAATATCtgaatttttggtaaataaGATCATTTCGATCAattctttttatcaaccataagcacgaaaatgaaaaatataagtatCCAATACATCATAACTCATCGTCAAAATATTGTTTCATcgtaaagaaaaacaacaaaaactaaagcaaatatataataatcaaaCAGTTTTATTATCCcttcatataataacatatttgacCCCGGTAGTTGACCTGTAATCATGTcagcaattaattatttttaaaattaaaaaaagaattaatttttataatatttatattttttaataatttttaaaattttaaaaattaattaattgatgacATGCATTCACATAATAATCTacgtcaacaaagttaaaaactaaaaagccgaacaaaattaaatagaaaattaaaataaattttttttgtaaaaattaaaaatgtcaaataaatcattatgtctAATTCATGAATAGAAAGTTTTACCGGACCTAGAAGGTCCATGAACGTCGAAGGGTTTGAGGCCCGtcattaaaattgtgaaattttgagCTATTTGGTCCTGTTATCGAATATATAATTGGCCCTTTATTTGATCAAAGCCCTCGAAAGGCCCAAATTCAAGGCGCCGCTCCCGCTAACTCAGACATTACGCACTTTCCCCACTAAAATAGAATGCCGCCAACTACTAAACCCTAATTCCTTTACTCCCTATTTAAACCACTCAACTCCTCTTCTCTTCCTCAGATTTCCGCCTCCAAAGCTTTCCTTATCATCTGTCCCTGGTTTTCCGCTTCTCTTCTCCTTCTATActaatacatttttaatttgctGCGCCTGTTCAATTGATTCTTTTGATCATCTCTAAATAGCTCCTGCAAATTTCCATGTTATGttatgcttttattttggtTGCATCTGTTTACCCTCTCCTTTTGTagcaaaaataggaaaaaatgcCAAAGGAGATATAACAGATGCAAACAATAAAAGGTTAGCTTACCAGCCCGTTGCATTTCATTTCTTTGCCTTGGTGTTAAATGGACTTACCgacatattttttcatttcgctgaaaaaaaattgttgatttttgCTATGTTTATAGATTCTACAACTAAAAGCTTTTTAATGATGGCAAAGGATGAATGTTTATCTTATCCTACACTCTGATGAACCGTGTAGATTCTAATTTTCGCTTATTGATATTCTGatgcttttttttgttttaatttatttttaaagtgaaGGCAAATGATGTGAAAGTTTCTTATCCTACACACTGAATTATGTATGTAGACTATTAAACTCCGCTTATTATCTGATGCCTTTGCTTTTTTGCCCTTTTTTTGTTTACGAAGTCTTTGAAAAGTGAAGAGttgtttgaaattttctatGATGAGAAGAAGCAGACGGGCGGTCTGAATCTGATGCCATGTTGTATGTCTGCAATTATCCACTTGTGGATTTTCTCTGAGcttttcattatttcaaacTTTCTCTGATTTCTAGCATATTTTTTAAGTTCATGGTTTGaaactgaaataaaatattaactttcaATGCAGTGATGAAGTTGCTTCAATTATGTCTGGACATATGAACTCAGCTTATGATTAGCTACGCATCTTCTGAGCATTACTGTATATTTGTCAATAAACTGTATATTCAAATGTATGAAATATTGAGAGTATACCCACCTGTATCAAGAAATTCATACAATATTATTATCCACGGGTTTGAAAGGAGAACGGCAGTTTGGGCAGATGTTTCTCCTTAGAAACCAAAGATCAATACATTGTGTATGGAATATGTGACTACAAACAGGCAAAATCCTTCATCGTTCCCCGACCTGAAAACCATTCAGGCAGACGCCGCACATCATTGTCGTTGCTGAAGCTTAATTTTCTTGAGAATAATAGAACCTAGGGAGTTGCTCTATCTCTTCCATGGACAAACCTGATTCATTGTCTTCTTTGCTGCTTTCTTTGTCATTGGAGAGTAGGTAAAATATTACTAGATAAATCATAACAAGGATCGTAATTCCCAGAAAGGGAGATGGGAGAGAAGGAAGCATTTCCAGGGATGAATAAGTTTTGGAGAGGATTTAAAGCCTGAAATTGGCATGTAAAACGTTGATTGGGTTTTTATGCCTTAAGCTAAGTTTGACTTGAAATTGAATAAGAATAATCACGTTCCTTTGCCTTGAGATTTACTTAAGAGAGAAGCTTATGTAGTCTCTTCTATGGATTCTAAGGAACAAGCCAGTAGGTAAACAGCTTTGCCAGTCCTTTCATAATATTGAAGCAATTCCAGTATCGTAAGTGGCATATCTAAAATAACAAGTGGACATATGACATTTGACTTAGAATTAAAAATGCTCTCGTAATGCAATTCTAGTGTAATATGGAAGAAAAGAAAGCGAGGAAGAAGAGCTCTATTGGAGCACTAAGAAGTTGAAGGACATGGGGACGAACCGAGCAGAAGGCTTGTCTCTTATAAGGATTTGTTTCTAGGTCTAGGATAATGTAGCAGCAGACTGAACAGTTTGCTTGAGAAAGGGATAAAACAAATGGACATGGATTTGATAGATGATGAATCTGAGACAGAAAATGAAGCTGAGGGTGAAATCAAGATTTGCCACTATCTCTAAAGATGAGAAGGAAACTATCAAAGGGAGATGGTGAAGCACTCTCATTGATAAGGTTTTCGACAACCGGAAAGGGGAGATGAAACTCATTGATTTAGGGCATGATTTTTTCCTTGCGAAGTTTGAAAATAGAGGGGACCATGATCAAGATATAGAAGTTGGATAGaatcatttgaaaatgtaatGCTAATGGGAATTTCTTCGTTAATTCACCCTATAATCTTTTACAGAAGTTCGGTTCAAAAGAGAATTCTACTTGAAATCCACAAAGTAGTGTTTGGGTTAATTTTTGGAAGCTTAAATTCTCGCATAAGCTTATTATTCCTTCCTATGGGAAGTGTGCCATAAGAGGATCTCGGTCAAAGAGATCCTTAGATGTGACAATGATGGAGAAACTGAGAGCCATCTCGTTTTGGAGGACCATTGTCGTTGAGAATTCATGCTTTTAGCTATGATTTGTTCTCGAATTGAATCTTTTAATGGTTGCAAAGAGATAATTTAAAATGTGAAGAGGCAATAAGCTTTTACgcattatttatttgtattttgtgAATACTATACTTAGAGCTCATCATGGGTTGGGCCATTCGGCCTAGCTCGAAGGTCCGTCTAAAATGTGAGaagatttggacaaaaatataaacttgaaaaataggtttagataaaaaaataaaactcgtTTAAAAAACAGGTTGGGCTTTGGGTAAGGCATTTTTTGCCTGAGTTTGGCTTGGCCCGAATTCACTAAATGACAAAAAAGTttgctttttttaaatattattttcttgttgttttcttcctattttgttatcattttattattatgttgttattgtttggatattatataaaacttattttattattaattttgttattattttaaagacatttgttaattttgttattattttagagacatttgcttgttaagttgcatctatcttagtgttatttaagtatacatattttttaaaatttattttcaatttgttgggaaatatttattttgatgtttttagtatttttgatatattatatatatatttttaaattatataaaaataatataaaaattaatatgggcagGTCGGGTCAAGCCcaagttttagcatttttattcaggtcaggcttgggcaaaattttaggcccatttttcagGCCAGGCTCGGGCCTAACAAATGGGTTTGGATTTTTAGTTGAACCTAACTCAGCCCGGCCCATGCACACCTCTAACTATACTTGATCAAGAGTTTGTTTTCTTCTATCATTGAAGTCTGACAATAAAGAAATGTTAACCTTCCAATGTAGGAATCAAAGAGCTAGTGATTGTAGGTTACATTGAATTGAAGGAGGTTTGAATGTCATTTGGACTGTGTCTTTGGAAGAGCGATTTTGGAAACCGATTGTATAAGTGAATGTATCTTACAATTGAACTTTCACTTGGTGAatacatgttaaagttaattgaAATTGCATGGTAGATTATGCTTTGAATCAACTTTTGTATTTGATTAACTAAATACATatcacacaatgatttcaataCCAATCAATGCAGAGTTTCTAGGAATTCTATTATGATCATGTGTCTATAGCCTCTTTTCATGAGTATTGTTAGAGTCAAGCTCTTGAGCTCTTAGAAGGTACCACACTTCCACTCATATAGGTAGATCTCATCAAGATTTCCCCCTAATTTTAACACTAACATGTTTATGTTATGAGTCTATCAATAGCGTAATACTCACCACTCCTCTTATCATTACGGGTATCTAGCACTTTTCACTTTGgaatgatatattatataatattttaaagtgctatcagtcacatactaatgatgtactttgtctcacTGAATTTAAACTTGATGTAATAGCAAGCGTTAAGTCGAGTTTTCATCATGGGTGACTCAAATAGTATGAGCTTGTAATCGTCcctaaatttccaaattttcaacataactatgttaattttttttatcacatggtgaaactatatatttatttatcttgaAAGTTCATAAGCAACATCCTCACCATGTTCAATTACTTATTCTTTCAAAAGAATGTTATCAAGAATATTCtttatatgattattaatttacaatgatcattttattattattattattatcatgtCCTTTTACCTAGTAAGATGTTGTAAAGAGGCCTTAAGTCCCTTGATGAAACATGACAACATGTTTGCTACTTCTTATCATAGTCAATACAACATGACATTAAAAAAACACATACATATAAAAGTATTTCATATGTTTTTAGAACATAATCATATTAGAGGATCACCAATTGTTCAATCTTTTGACTATAACATCACGTTATACACCCTTTATCATGAACCTTGTTAGTCATTTTTTGACTATGATCAAAATCATGTCCATCACCTAAATGGGTCAATTCACATTTATATTGTTATCTCCATACTAGAGGTGCTCATTGGTAGGACTGACGACTGACCTACCGACAAACTCacctgaaatatgggagggttcgagtaaaaatataggcccgaaatatgagtttggacaaaaaaataggcccatttagaaaacgggtcgggcctcgggcaccacttttttggcctgggcccggctcgaatatataataaatatatatttttatttttttaattttaaaatatttttaaaatactttttttatttttttatttttaaaataaatttttggtgcttattaaaaaaatgggtcgggTCGTGCCTAgctcgggcttaggaattttttctaAGCCGGGCCTAGACAAAActtcaggcccatattttgggccgggccaggGCCTAGGACGCGGGCtgaattttttctgggcccggcccggcctatGAGCACCTCTACTCCATACTCCTAAGATCATTTGATTCATgacttctaaaataatttttaaaatttactaaatctcaaaattttatagaaCCATGAGATTATAGATTATATTTAAGCTATAAAACTATTTACACCATCATAAATATGCACAATATTATCTCAATTTCAAATACATGATTATCATGTCCTCATTCTCACTAGAAGATTTCATATCGAATAATGATCTTATTATATAAGTCAATGGTTTCTACTATTTTACTTTGACAAGAAAAATTAACCATGCAAGTTGCATATGACTAGTTTCATTTCTTGTCAAAACCACTTCTAGCCCAAACTTTATTACACTAAAAAATGTGTGATCATATATAAAACCATTTagattatgattattttatattaaccaAGATGATTCACATTATATGATCATTTATATGATAAACTTTGATTTAGTGTACCAATTATTGATTAATACACTTAAATAATGTCTCGTAAATAGCATCTAAATGTTAGTTACTAATATCATGATTTGagaaacaaatcaataaatatctCAAGTTCATGAgaagtaaagaaaatatttgtaGTGAAAAATTCACTCAAAATTTGGAtggaatgaattaattatttcaattcaaccaaacatctatttataatgtaTCAATAAGTACATAAATGCCTTTTTGAAAAgtcagaattttttatttttgaaaatttaccaaataaatatgattatttcGATTTGAAATCACCGAATATGTTTGTGCGATGATTTCAAATCCAAATAAAGGCACCAACTGAAACATCATTTTCTTGCATTgcttaaaaatttcatcaacttcctttctctctcctttcacgtttttaaaatatatgcatattatatatattataataatgtatCAATCATAACTATGCTTGTAAAATATCTTGTATGTAATAAACTAGCATTTGACTTTATCAAAAATTAATCCATGAAATACTTATACTTTttgcataatataattaatcttaataaaaCATAACCATGAAATCCAATTCATGCAATAATAGTAAACCAAAAATTTGACGTACCTCTTATTGCTACAAAGATTTCTTCTAAATCAATAGTTAGATAACTGATCTCAATATTGTCCCATTACTAATAGTTACCCTTGTAGTACCatgattataatggcatgtgAATGCACGGTAAACTAACACACctttaatttatcataaattgcgaaaataaaatcttaaaattgtTGGCGCAtggagataaaaataaatttataagaaattagtgaagtgtaacacccctaacctgtgtCCGTCGCCGGactagagttacgaggcattaccgtaCAAGACACAGTTCAGTATGGTCATTTATGACCTTTCATGCATCAAAGAATAACGATTCATTTATAACATTATCAAACTCGAATATCCACAATTCACTTGTACTAAATTCGATTACATGAATCATAAAGCCAATCCAATTTAGTTGTACTTTACTAATCATGAATCACAATTAAGCAtacttcaaaattcaaccaataCAATTCGGTTACcaattctaaat of Gossypium raimondii isolate GPD5lz chromosome 3, ASM2569854v1, whole genome shotgun sequence contains these proteins:
- the LOC105793783 gene encoding uncharacterized protein LOC105793783, with protein sequence MNVMKVKSETEDFDCNSDDFGLDNVVLKWIKDRCETKKRKRFNFVGLNKETLETCSSVKLESPNFQHNGDIHDELEDPLIGWKSELFKNIKSSDEDLLELNRDWPAPIDVKVEVPESETANVNILKTDVPYPTTEPQYCSLNEVSYEYTEDSETRLDVGLSGCETKEPQYCSLNEVSYEYTEDSETRLDMGLSGCETKEPQYCSLNEVSYEYMEDSETRLDVGLSGAETKERQYCSLNEVSYEYRENFETKFDVGVSSWEIVQVHSPENNAYFGLSGYRKEDYTIHPLSYDVSSEQMSPIKDYSCDVCDSCQNESPKPEMPWQTSRDSLILILETNIASDTETGVSLSPIKCSVSNGVSFESTEDVAPKSGASFSSCETVKVDRPEMISYLCSDLQEFGKDSYTVDPLTYAVPSELVSPTKDHCTDLHDSFNFSEHKMSSQTSNRGRAEMPEMDTDNCFQCLETNNEDSACSFESRSTHYWSSNIRNIVVSPSTDNGLYWSSSCLKHEKHSGLVSADSSSSKKQPQSPALIARNYFDASGKPLASPAPQDYHQMKHQHSAERVLSGRKAISPTSRERLCRAMRLTGLDENECHQYKGKQSHHRTLRAQGLDHIWKDGVAIKPTSTMRKAKQDKKESPMKGSLKGTYPPQCRSQSVIAFTQRQMQDFQSLAMKLTTELKSMKNLVKGKFQSESEASVATSANENADEVRVAIENATRAEEYARRWLSILTRDCNRFCKIMSLTEDNTAASDREIKKERKVSFADEAGGMPMYFKNDRHSPWN